From the Amycolatopsis thermoflava N1165 genome, one window contains:
- the ggt gene encoding gamma-glutamyltransferase: protein MRTLRAFAVLVSAVLLAPGVAYAEEAPPKQPVATGFGGAVASIDADATAIGTRVLAEGGNAVDAAVATAAALGVTDPFSAGIGGGGFFVYYDARTRQVHTLDGRETAPASADENLFVENGQPIPFAEAVTSGLSVGVPGTPATWQDALRKWGTRSLNQVLRPAARLARDGFTVDQTFHTQIANNAQRFSAFPSTRELYLPGGAPPAVGTTFTNPDLAATYETLAREGVRTLYRGPIAEEIAATVQQPPVDPAAGLNVRPGKLTTDDIAAYRTVEREPTRTRYRGLDVYGMPAPSSGGLTVGEALNILENFDVARFGEADYLHHFLEASRLAFADRNRWIGDPAFVDVPARELLSQRFADSRACLIDPSRAAVGTVAAGDPRHPQPCAAGTAAPTPYEGENTTHLTVADRWGNVVAYTLTIEQEGGSGIVVPGRGFLLNNELTDFSFTPVTPGVPDPNLPGPGKRPRSSMAPTIILEHGKPLLATGSPGGASIITTVLQVLLGRLDRGLTLEEAIAAPRASQRNSGPAQVEPAFLALPEASDLRSRGQLFSSTPAEIGAATGVERLPDGRWLAAAEPVRRGGGAAQVVHPVP from the coding sequence ATGCGGACTCTGCGTGCTTTCGCGGTTCTCGTCAGTGCGGTCCTGCTCGCCCCCGGCGTCGCGTACGCCGAAGAGGCTCCACCGAAACAGCCGGTCGCCACCGGGTTCGGCGGCGCCGTCGCCAGCATCGACGCCGACGCCACCGCGATCGGCACCCGGGTGCTGGCCGAGGGCGGCAACGCGGTGGACGCGGCCGTCGCCACCGCCGCGGCCCTCGGCGTCACCGACCCGTTCTCAGCCGGCATCGGCGGCGGCGGGTTCTTCGTCTACTACGACGCCCGCACCCGGCAGGTGCACACCCTCGACGGCCGGGAGACCGCGCCCGCCTCCGCCGACGAGAACCTCTTCGTCGAGAACGGGCAGCCGATCCCGTTCGCCGAGGCCGTCACCAGCGGTCTGTCCGTCGGAGTGCCGGGCACGCCGGCCACGTGGCAGGACGCGCTGCGCAAGTGGGGCACCCGGTCGCTGAACCAGGTGCTGCGCCCGGCCGCCCGCCTGGCCCGCGACGGCTTCACCGTGGACCAGACCTTCCACACGCAGATCGCCAACAACGCGCAGCGCTTCTCGGCGTTCCCGAGCACCCGCGAGCTGTACCTGCCCGGCGGGGCGCCGCCCGCCGTCGGCACCACGTTCACCAACCCGGACCTGGCCGCCACCTACGAAACGCTGGCCCGCGAAGGCGTGCGCACGCTCTACCGCGGCCCGATCGCCGAGGAGATCGCCGCGACCGTGCAGCAGCCGCCGGTCGATCCGGCCGCCGGGCTCAACGTCCGGCCGGGCAAGCTGACGACCGACGACATCGCCGCGTACCGCACGGTCGAGCGCGAACCCACCCGCACGCGCTACCGCGGCCTCGACGTCTACGGCATGCCCGCGCCGTCCTCCGGCGGGCTGACCGTGGGCGAGGCGCTCAACATCCTGGAGAACTTCGACGTCGCCCGGTTCGGCGAGGCCGACTACCTGCACCACTTCCTGGAGGCGAGCCGCCTCGCGTTCGCCGACCGCAACCGGTGGATCGGCGACCCGGCGTTCGTGGACGTGCCCGCGCGGGAGCTGCTCAGCCAGCGGTTCGCGGACAGCCGGGCGTGCCTGATCGACCCGTCCCGCGCGGCGGTGGGCACCGTCGCCGCAGGCGACCCGCGCCACCCGCAGCCGTGTGCCGCCGGGACCGCGGCGCCGACCCCGTACGAGGGTGAGAACACCACGCACCTGACCGTCGCGGACCGGTGGGGCAACGTGGTCGCCTACACGCTGACGATCGAGCAGGAGGGCGGCAGCGGGATCGTGGTGCCCGGCCGCGGTTTCCTGCTCAACAACGAGCTGACCGACTTCTCGTTCACCCCGGTGACGCCGGGCGTGCCCGACCCGAACCTGCCCGGCCCCGGCAAGCGCCCGCGGTCCTCGATGGCGCCGACGATCATCCTGGAGCACGGCAAGCCGCTGCTCGCCACCGGTTCGCCCGGTGGCGCCTCGATCATCACGACGGTGCTGCAGGTGCTGCTCGGCCGGCTGGACCGCGGGCTGACGCTGGAGGAGGCGATCGCCGCGCCGCGGGCCTCGCAGCGCAACTCCGGGCCCGCCCAGGTCGAACCGGCGTTCCTCGCGCTGCCGGAGGCGTCCGACCTGCGGTCGCGGGGCCAGCTCTTCTCGTCGACCCCGGCCGAGATCGGCGCCGCGACCGGCGTGGAGCGCCTCCCGGACGGCCGGTGGCTGGCCGCGGCCGAGCCGGTGCGCCGCGGCGGGGGAGCGGCGCAGGTGGTCCACCCGGTGCCTTGA
- the fmt gene encoding methionyl-tRNA formyltransferase: protein MRLVFAGTPEPAVPSLRALLDSPRHEVVAVVTRPDAPAGRGRKLLRSPVGALADEHGIEVLTPPKAGDPDFLQRLTELAPDACPVVAYGALLPQRALDIPRHGWINLHFSLLPAWRGAAPVQAAIRAGDEITGASTFRIVKELDAGPVFGVVTEKIAGDDTAGALLDRLAVSGARLLASTLDGIEDGEVQAVPQPADGVTYAPKVTVEDARVTFTDPAAAVDRHIRSVTPDPGAWTEFRGERVKLGPVTIVDEPPLAPGELRVERKRVLAGTATKPVRLGEVQAQGKKRMAATDWARGTRIEQGERLS, encoded by the coding sequence ATGCGCCTCGTCTTCGCCGGTACCCCCGAACCCGCCGTGCCGTCGCTGCGCGCGCTCCTCGACTCGCCGCGGCACGAGGTCGTCGCCGTCGTCACGCGGCCCGACGCGCCCGCCGGCCGGGGCCGCAAGCTGCTGCGCTCACCCGTCGGCGCCCTCGCCGACGAACACGGCATCGAGGTCCTCACCCCGCCCAAGGCGGGCGACCCGGACTTCCTGCAGCGGCTCACCGAACTCGCCCCCGACGCCTGCCCCGTCGTCGCCTACGGGGCGCTCCTGCCGCAGCGCGCACTGGACATCCCGCGGCACGGCTGGATCAACCTGCACTTCTCGCTGCTGCCCGCGTGGCGTGGCGCGGCGCCGGTGCAGGCCGCCATCCGCGCCGGCGACGAGATCACCGGCGCGTCCACCTTCCGCATCGTCAAGGAACTCGACGCGGGCCCGGTCTTCGGCGTGGTCACCGAGAAGATCGCCGGCGACGACACCGCGGGCGCGCTCCTGGACCGCCTCGCGGTCTCCGGCGCCCGCCTCCTGGCGTCCACATTGGACGGCATCGAGGACGGCGAGGTCCAGGCGGTGCCCCAGCCCGCCGACGGCGTCACCTACGCCCCGAAGGTCACCGTCGAGGACGCGCGCGTCACGTTCACCGACCCGGCCGCCGCCGTCGACCGCCACATCCGCTCGGTCACCCCGGATCCGGGCGCGTGGACCGAGTTCCGCGGCGAACGCGTCAAGCTCGGCCCGGTGACGATCGTCGACGAGCCCCCGCTGGCGCCGGGCGAGCTGCGCGTCGAGCGCAAGCGCGTCCTGGCGGGCACGGCGACGAAACCGGTGCGGCTGGGCGAGGTCCAGGCGCAGGGCAAGAAACGCATGGCGGCCACCGACTGGGCCCGCGGCACCCGCATCGAGCAAGGAGAACGGCTGTCATGA
- a CDS encoding RsmB/NOP family class I SAM-dependent RNA methyltransferase, translated as MNERRPARPQRGRPAPRKQGPRRPPAEDPARRVALEVLRAVRQRDAYANLVLPDMLRRNRLSGRDAALATELAYGASRAQGMLDAILAACLDRPLDKVDGPVLDCLRLGAYQLLRTRIPEHAAVTSTVDLARADAGSHVAGFVNAVLRSVSEKDEDTWMAELTPDRDKDPIGHLAMRTAHPRWVARAFAEALGDKGDDLQAALEADDARPAVHLAARPGEISADELAAITGGDVAPYSPYGVHLPAGAGDPGDSEPVRERLAVVQDEGSQLCAVALTRVPLDGADERWLDLCAGPGGKAGMLGALAATQGAHVDAVEQAPHRAKLVEQATEGLPVTVHVADGRDPGLEPGFDRVLVDAPCSGLGALRRRPEARWRRKPSDVPDLTRLQGELLTSALDLTRSGGVVAYVVCSPHLAETEGVVGEITRRSKAEVLDAREFFPGVPQLGDGPYVQLWPHRHGTDAMFCAVLRKP; from the coding sequence ATGAACGAGCGCAGGCCAGCCCGGCCCCAGCGCGGCCGACCGGCGCCCCGCAAACAGGGCCCCCGCCGCCCGCCTGCCGAGGACCCGGCGCGCCGCGTCGCGCTGGAGGTGCTGCGCGCCGTCCGCCAGCGCGACGCGTACGCCAACCTCGTGCTGCCCGACATGCTGCGCCGCAACCGCCTGTCCGGCCGGGACGCCGCGCTGGCCACCGAACTCGCGTACGGCGCCTCCCGCGCCCAGGGCATGCTCGACGCGATCCTCGCCGCGTGCCTGGACCGCCCGCTGGACAAGGTCGACGGCCCGGTCCTGGACTGCCTCCGCCTCGGCGCCTACCAGCTGCTGCGCACCCGCATCCCGGAGCACGCCGCGGTCACCTCGACCGTCGACCTGGCCCGCGCCGACGCCGGCTCGCACGTCGCCGGGTTCGTCAACGCCGTCCTGCGCAGCGTCTCGGAGAAGGACGAGGACACGTGGATGGCGGAGCTGACCCCGGACCGCGACAAGGACCCGATCGGGCACCTCGCGATGCGCACCGCCCACCCGCGGTGGGTGGCGCGCGCGTTCGCCGAGGCGCTCGGCGACAAGGGCGACGACCTGCAGGCGGCGCTGGAGGCCGACGACGCCCGTCCCGCCGTGCACCTGGCCGCCCGGCCCGGTGAGATCAGCGCCGACGAGCTGGCCGCCATCACCGGCGGCGACGTCGCCCCGTACTCGCCCTACGGCGTGCACCTGCCCGCCGGCGCGGGCGACCCCGGCGACTCGGAGCCGGTCCGCGAGCGCCTGGCCGTGGTCCAGGACGAGGGCAGCCAGCTGTGCGCGGTCGCGCTGACCCGGGTGCCGCTGGACGGCGCCGACGAGCGCTGGCTCGACCTGTGCGCGGGTCCCGGCGGCAAGGCCGGGATGCTCGGCGCGCTCGCCGCGACCCAGGGCGCGCACGTGGACGCCGTCGAGCAGGCCCCGCACCGCGCGAAGCTCGTCGAGCAGGCGACCGAGGGCCTGCCGGTCACCGTGCACGTCGCCGACGGCCGCGACCCCGGCCTCGAACCCGGCTTCGACCGCGTCCTGGTCGACGCGCCGTGCAGCGGCCTGGGCGCCCTGCGCCGCCGCCCAGAGGCGCGCTGGCGGCGCAAGCCCTCCGACGTGCCGGACCTGACCAGGCTGCAGGGCGAGCTGCTCACCTCGGCGCTGGACCTCACCCGTTCCGGCGGTGTGGTGGCCTATGTCGTCTGCTCGCCGCACCTGGCCGAGACCGAGGGCGTCGTCGGCGAGATCACCCGCCGCAGCAAGGCCGAGGTGCTGGACGCGCGGGAGTTCTTCCCCGGCGTGCCCCAGCTCGGCGACGGGCCGTACGTGCAGCTGTGGCCGCACCGGCACGGCACGGACGCGATGTTCTGCGCCGTGCTGCGCAAGCCGTGA
- a CDS encoding flavoprotein, translated as MTVLGLIGSSCGGLDTRFRAELAAPAAARGHRLAITLTPTAHRWLDAAGELDPLAALTDLPVRANSRLPGEPRPHPDPPVFLFAPASANSVAKLALGIADNQALTVLGDVLGDPAVTIIVGYQVQDARFRHPAWRRHLDTLAEAGVRVRRLEYGKPWSEILDLLPASTG; from the coding sequence GTGACCGTCCTCGGCCTGATCGGCAGCTCGTGCGGGGGACTGGACACCCGGTTCCGCGCCGAGCTGGCCGCGCCTGCCGCCGCCCGCGGCCACCGGCTCGCGATCACGCTCACGCCGACCGCGCACCGCTGGCTGGACGCGGCCGGGGAGCTCGACCCGCTGGCCGCGCTGACCGACCTGCCGGTCCGCGCCAACTCGCGGCTGCCCGGCGAGCCGCGCCCGCACCCCGACCCGCCGGTGTTCCTGTTCGCGCCGGCGTCGGCCAACTCGGTCGCCAAGCTCGCGCTGGGCATCGCCGACAACCAGGCCCTCACCGTCCTGGGTGACGTGCTCGGCGACCCGGCCGTCACGATCATCGTCGGCTACCAGGTCCAGGACGCCCGGTTCCGGCACCCGGCCTGGCGGCGGCACCTGGACACCCTCGCCGAGGCGGGCGTGCGGGTGCGGCGGCTGGAGTACGGCAAGCCCTGGTCGGAGATCCTGGACCTGCTGCCGGCGTCCACAG